From a single Arachis hypogaea cultivar Tifrunner chromosome 3, arahy.Tifrunner.gnm2.J5K5, whole genome shotgun sequence genomic region:
- the LOC112791488 gene encoding putative E3 ubiquitin-protein ligase RING1a isoform X1, whose product MPAQKRLHGSLEEHEDALRANSVEKQEYEVESDRSNSLSNGDKEEYVVIKLADVRKEVQCPICLGIIRKTRTVMECLHRFCRECIDKSMRLGNNECPACRTHCASRRSLRDDPNYDALIAALYPDIDKYEEEELALHEDEVTHNKQKIQASIAQTLRRQTEALGKKRNAKSAAVAFVRRSQGNYRTSNMRRRKRFRNAGEQEVSDDNEGVNDNEGGKGSSSCDEQTENRPKRCKRGGETQFPQHSASTDADVAGEENTPEGDRDVITSSGSTLAWGKNGQRSHTRGNGKNSANGKNSKNSRISKLVDRLHSSEENDDRSDIFLVVVSMDKQRGPNLQEPYLQCKPTLSVSSLSKYVAVKTAQQPDDVELCLVEEPGEPQVNIIRGERTVDPKKDKVRALGEQETLAELKSCNLIRGYLLMAYKRKL is encoded by the exons ATGCCAGCACAGAAGCGGTTGCATGGGTCTCTGGAGGAGCACGAGGATGCTCTGCGCGCCAACAGCGTCGAGAAGCAAGAATATGAAGTCG AATCCGATCGAAGCAACTCTTTGAGCAACGGCGACAAGGAGGA ATATGTGGTTATAAAATTGGCAGATGTACGCAAGGAAGTTCAGTGCCCCATCTGCCTAG GCATCATTCGGAAAACAAGAACTGTAATGGAATGCCTGCATCGCTTTTGCAGAGAGTGCATAGACAAATCTATGCGTCTTGG TAACAATGAATGCCCTGCTTGCCGTACACATTGTGCTAGCCGACGCTCACTCAGGGATGATCCAAATTATGATGCCTTGATTGCTGCTCTCTATCCAGATATTGATAAGTATGAGGAGGAG GAATTGGCATTACACGAAGACGAGGTGACTCACAATAAACAG AAGATTCAAGCTTCCATTGCTCAGACTCTTAGACGACAGACAGAAGCATTGGGTAAGAAACGGAATGCTAAATCAGCAGCAGTGGCTTTCGTAAGGAGGTCACAAGGTAACTATCGAACCTCAAATATGAGGAGAAGAAAACGCTTCAGAAATGCAGGTGAACAAGAAGTATCCGATGACAATGAGGGTGTGAATGATAATGAAGGGGGGAAGGGCTCATCTTCCTGTGATGAGCAGACTGAAAACAGACCAAAAAGATGCAAAAGAGGCGGAGAAACACAGTTTCCTCAGCATTCTGCCTCTACTGACGCGGATGTAGCCGGAGAGGAAAATACTCCTGAAGGGGATAGAGATGTCATAACTTCATCTGGTAGTACACTTGCCTGGGGGAAGAATGGACAGCGGAGTCACACCCGAGGAAATGGCAAGAATTCTGCCAATGGGAAAAATTCCAAAAACAGTCGCATCTCCAAGTTGGTTGATCGTCTTCACAGCTCTGAAGAAAATGATGACAGG TCGGATATCTTTCTTGTGGTTGTCTCTATGGATAAACAAAGAGGACCAAATTTGCAGGAGCCATACCTTCAGTGCAAGCCTACATTGTCAGTCAGTTCACTGAGCAAG TATGTTGCAGTTAAGACTGCACAGCAGCCAGATGATGTTGAGTTATGCTTGGTAGAAGAGCCGGGAGAGCCGCAAGTCAATATTATAAGAGGTGAAAGAACAGTTGATCCAAAAAAAGATAAGGTACGTGCTCTAGGAGAACAAGAAACGTTGGCTGAACTGAAAAGTTGTAACCTCATCCGTGGTTATCTG CTCATGGCTTATAAGAGGAAGTTGTAG
- the LOC112791488 gene encoding putative E3 ubiquitin-protein ligase RING1a isoform X2 yields the protein MPAQKRLHGSLEEHEDALRANSVEKQEYEVESDRSNSLSNGDKEEYVVIKLADVRKEVQCPICLGIIRKTRTVMECLHRFCRECIDKSMRLGNNECPACRTHCASRRSLRDDPNYDALIAALYPDIDKYEEEELALHEDEVTHNKQIQASIAQTLRRQTEALGKKRNAKSAAVAFVRRSQGNYRTSNMRRRKRFRNAGEQEVSDDNEGVNDNEGGKGSSSCDEQTENRPKRCKRGGETQFPQHSASTDADVAGEENTPEGDRDVITSSGSTLAWGKNGQRSHTRGNGKNSANGKNSKNSRISKLVDRLHSSEENDDRSDIFLVVVSMDKQRGPNLQEPYLQCKPTLSVSSLSKYVAVKTAQQPDDVELCLVEEPGEPQVNIIRGERTVDPKKDKVRALGEQETLAELKSCNLIRGYLLMAYKRKL from the exons ATGCCAGCACAGAAGCGGTTGCATGGGTCTCTGGAGGAGCACGAGGATGCTCTGCGCGCCAACAGCGTCGAGAAGCAAGAATATGAAGTCG AATCCGATCGAAGCAACTCTTTGAGCAACGGCGACAAGGAGGA ATATGTGGTTATAAAATTGGCAGATGTACGCAAGGAAGTTCAGTGCCCCATCTGCCTAG GCATCATTCGGAAAACAAGAACTGTAATGGAATGCCTGCATCGCTTTTGCAGAGAGTGCATAGACAAATCTATGCGTCTTGG TAACAATGAATGCCCTGCTTGCCGTACACATTGTGCTAGCCGACGCTCACTCAGGGATGATCCAAATTATGATGCCTTGATTGCTGCTCTCTATCCAGATATTGATAAGTATGAGGAGGAG GAATTGGCATTACACGAAGACGAGGTGACTCACAATAAACAG ATTCAAGCTTCCATTGCTCAGACTCTTAGACGACAGACAGAAGCATTGGGTAAGAAACGGAATGCTAAATCAGCAGCAGTGGCTTTCGTAAGGAGGTCACAAGGTAACTATCGAACCTCAAATATGAGGAGAAGAAAACGCTTCAGAAATGCAGGTGAACAAGAAGTATCCGATGACAATGAGGGTGTGAATGATAATGAAGGGGGGAAGGGCTCATCTTCCTGTGATGAGCAGACTGAAAACAGACCAAAAAGATGCAAAAGAGGCGGAGAAACACAGTTTCCTCAGCATTCTGCCTCTACTGACGCGGATGTAGCCGGAGAGGAAAATACTCCTGAAGGGGATAGAGATGTCATAACTTCATCTGGTAGTACACTTGCCTGGGGGAAGAATGGACAGCGGAGTCACACCCGAGGAAATGGCAAGAATTCTGCCAATGGGAAAAATTCCAAAAACAGTCGCATCTCCAAGTTGGTTGATCGTCTTCACAGCTCTGAAGAAAATGATGACAGG TCGGATATCTTTCTTGTGGTTGTCTCTATGGATAAACAAAGAGGACCAAATTTGCAGGAGCCATACCTTCAGTGCAAGCCTACATTGTCAGTCAGTTCACTGAGCAAG TATGTTGCAGTTAAGACTGCACAGCAGCCAGATGATGTTGAGTTATGCTTGGTAGAAGAGCCGGGAGAGCCGCAAGTCAATATTATAAGAGGTGAAAGAACAGTTGATCCAAAAAAAGATAAGGTACGTGCTCTAGGAGAACAAGAAACGTTGGCTGAACTGAAAAGTTGTAACCTCATCCGTGGTTATCTG CTCATGGCTTATAAGAGGAAGTTGTAG
- the LOC112791489 gene encoding dormancy-associated protein 1: MVLLEKLWDDVVARQQPDRGLGKLRKITTSQPLNIKAITSETDNKYQRSMSMPATPTTPGTPTTPLSATPRKPDNVWRSVFHPGSNSATKTIGSDYFDKPLPNSPTVYDWLYSGETRSKHR; this comes from the exons ATGGTTCTGTTAGAGAAGCTGTGGGATGACGTGGTGGCACGGCAGCAACCGGATCGCGGGCTTGGGAAGCTGAGGAAGATCACCACCTCCCAGCCCTTGAACATCAAAGCCATAACATCTGAAACTGATAACAAGTACCAGAGATCCATGTCTATGCCCGCCACACCTACAACCCCGGGGACCCCAACAACACCGCTCTCTGCCACGCCGCGTAAACCTGACAACGTTTGGAGGAGCGTCTTCCATCCTGGCAGCAACTCCGCCACTAAGACCATCGGTTCTGATTACTTTGACAAACCACTCCCCAATTCTCCTACTGTCTATGACTG GCTCTACAGTGGTGAGACAAGGAGCAAGCACCGCTAA
- the LOC140183597 gene encoding uncharacterized protein has product MVYQDGVTLEADVTLQRRNNRIDGLRIHGRLVRNQSRIKVARRDFYKDFYHQETSPNIGFQDGLVRQITEEEAIGLKLMPTAEEIRMQCRICESTKAPGCDGYNMNFIKKYWDEVGKDFIEAVMEFFRSARLPKDSNVTWVALAPKFVGATEIKDLRPISMVGCVYKVISKVLVQRMRHVMSGLVEEETIRNYKRLLHYFEMMSGLNINFEKSSFIPVNCEQCWTQQMCHLLGCKEASLPVRYLGISVGANPRLVKTWKPVIDKVEGKLSLWKAKTLNKVGKLVLIKSILNSLPIYYLSLYKMSKTVAEKLSLLQRQFLWSNEDGKVGMPLVRWEVVMAPRKAGGFGVGDAVIRNTALLFKWWWSFSKEDCPLWKRIVCSCHNMNPFEMLCG; this is encoded by the exons ATGGTATATCAGGACGGAGttacattggaagcagatgtcacGCTCCAG AGGAGGAACAATCGGATTGATGGCTTGAGGATCCATGGAAGATTAGTAAGAAATCAATCCCGGATTAAGGTTGCTAGAAGAGATTTCTACAAGGACTTCTACCATCAGGAGACCTCCCCTAATATAGGTTTTCAGGATGGGTTGGTGAGGCAGATAACTGAGGAAGAGGCAATAGGGCTGAAGTTGATGCCAACTGCTGAAGAAATAAGAATGCAGTGTAGGATTTGTGAGTCAACAAAAGCACCAGGGTGTGATGGGTATAATATGAATTTCATTAAGAAGTATTGGGACGAAGTTGGGAAGGATTTCATTGAAGCAGTGATGGAGTTCTTCCGATCAGCTAGGCTACCTAAGGATTCGAATGTTACTTGGGTGGCATTGGCACCGAAGTTTGTTGGAGCTACTGAAATAAAAGATCTTCGGCCAATTAGTATGGTGGGTTGTGTGTATAAGGTCATATCTAAGGTGTTGGTTCAGAGGATGCGGCATGTAATGTCAGGCTTAGTAG AGGAAGAGACTATCAGGAATTACAAGCGTCTACTGCACTACTTTGAGATGATGTCTGGGttgaatattaattttgagaagtccAGTTTCATCCCAGTTAATTGTGAACAGTGTTGGACGCAGCAGATGTGTCATTTGTTGGGATGCAAGGAAGCCTCTCTACCAGTCCGATACCTGGGCATCTCGGTGGGAGCAAATCCGAGGTTAGTTAAGACTTGGAAACCAGTTATTGATAAGGTGGAAGGAAAGTTGAGTTTGTGGAAGGCAAAGACCCTCAATAAAGTGGGTAAGCTAGTTCTCATTAAGTCTATTCTCAATAGCCTGCCTATATACTATCTTAGCTTGTACAAGATGTCGAAGACAGTAGCGGAGAAGTTGAGTTTATTACAAAGACAGTTTTTGTGGAGTAATGAGGATGGAAAGGTTGGGATGCCACTAGTGAGATGGGAGGTAGTGATGGCTCCTAGAAAGGCGGGTGGATTTGGAGTGGGAGATGCAGTGATCAGGAATACAGCTcttctgtttaagtggtggtggagctTTTCGAAAGAGGATTGTCCCTTGTGGAAGAGAATTGTATGCTCTTGTCATAACATGAATCCTTTTGAGATGCTGTGTGGCTAG